catgttggccaggctggtctcgaactcctgacctcaagtgatccacctgcctcggcctcccaaagtgctgggattacaggtgtgagccactgtgccatgcCAACATACACTTAAAATGTTGCTGCATAAAGATTTTATGCCATGAGTGGGCAGATGACTGTCTGTTGGGCAAATTTGCCCTGCTGCTTGTGTTCATATAGCCTGCAAACTAGGAatgcttttggcattttaaaatggTTGGGGAAAAAAGACTCTTTTGTGATATATGAAGATAAAAcataattcaaatttcagtgtccgtAAACAGTTTTTcaggctcacacacacactcattcatttacatattgtctatggccgCTTTCATAGATCAGTGGCAAAGGTTCAGAGACTATCTggctggaaaaatagaaaatatgtcttATTTTGTTCTTAACAGCCAGTTGGTTTATGCCCTGTTTAGTGCTATTACCAtcccaacttttttttctaattatcagAGTCAATCATTCTAATATTTACTAATTCTGGGATTCTAAAATGTTGTGGTTCTAAGATATAACCTTCAAATTCACATTGTGACTTGAACTTCAAATACAGATCAGTGGCTGGGGGTGGATTTAGCACATGCCTGGAGGAAGCCAGACCAGAGAAACCTACCAGAGGAAAAAGGCACAAAGGCTTCATTCTTCTTGAAGCGGCCCTGCTCATCCAGAAAGTGCTGGGGATAGAAGGCATCTGGGTAGCGGAAGTATTTGGGGTCTTTGAGGACAGAGCCAAGCAGGGGAAATACATCTGTGCCCTGGGGTGAAAATGGGGGCAGTTAGGAGAAATCAGTGTTGGGCTACAGAGGTAGGGAACcggggaaagagagaggagtgcagtggaagggaggtAATGAGGGTGCAACCCCACCTTGGGCAGAAGGTAGCCTCGAAACTGAGTGTCCCGGATGACGTTGTGGGGGACACCCATGGGCACGATATCTACTAGTCTCTGTATTTCGTGGATGACGGCATCTGTGTAGGGCATCTTGACCCGGTCATCCACCCTTGGGAGCCGGTGTTGTCCAATCACCTGGTTAATCTCTTCGTGGATCTTAGCTGGAAGGGGCCAGAAAATATAgtggagaacagagaaaaaaaaaacaaaaacaggaggtGTTTTTGCTAGGGAAGCCAGGGCAAATCCTGCATTCCTAGCTCCAGCAGAAAGAGATCTCAGGTGCAAGCCATGCATGTTTgctcccttcttctttttttttttttttaaacagcctgtcacccaggctggagtgcaatggcatgatctcggctcactgcaatctccacctcccaggttcaagtgatttttctgcctcagcctccacagtaactgggattacaggcacctgccaaccgcccggttaatttttgtatttttaatagagatggggtttcaccatgttggtcaaactggtcttgaactcctgacctcatgatccacccacctcagcctcccaaagtgatgggattataagcgtgagccaccgcacctggcctgtttggtCGCTTCTTTAACTTAACAGCTGACACACTGGTGGTGCTCAATTACTCATCAGACATCGGGAGACAGGCAGCTTGGAGTCTTAAACACTGCCAGGACATTTGGTCTTTACTTAAAAGCACCAAAAAGCCATGGTCCCAGATTGGCTCTCATACATGGGTTTTTTACAAAATGGGAATAAGGCATGCTAGGTGACTAGGACAGGATTGACACAAATGACAAGTGGTTATGTGACTGATTAAGATCACCACTGGTGGAGTTACTCCTCTTTGCATTTTAGGGTTTAGGGATGAGtgatttcatcttctttttttttgtttgtttgtttttgtttttgtttttttggatatggagtcttctcactctgttggccaggctagagtgcagtggcaggatctcagctcactgcaagctccacctcccaggttcacaccattctcctgcctcagcctcccaagtagctgggactacaggtgcctgccactatgcctagataattttttaaatatttttagtagagacagggtttcaccatgttagccaggatggtcttgatctcctgacctcgtgatccgcccgcctcggcttcccaaagtgctggaattacaggcatgagccactgcacctggcctgtgtgaCTTCACCTCTGAACTTGTGTTTCATCAACTTCAAAATGAGTGTGATAGTTGGACAAGGTCATAGAGTTGTAAACATTATATAAAGTCTGGTGTACAAGGAACTaggacagtgcttggcacacagaagcatccaataaatatttgattttatttgattttttcttttttctttttttaagacagagtcttgctctgtccccaggctggagtgcagtggtgcaatcttggctcactgcaacttctgcctcctgggatcaaacgattctcatgcctcagccccccaagtagctgggactacaagtgtgcgctaccacacctggctactttttgcatttttaatagagaaaaggtttcaccatgttggccaggctggtctcgaagtcctggcctcagtgatttgcccatctctgcctcccaaagtgctgggattacaggcatgagccactgcacccggcctgattaTTTAGACCAGTGAAAGACAACTTAGACAATGGAGGTGACACTAGAAACATTTGAGTGGAAGTGTGTTAGTGTCTCTCATCTGCACCAGGAGAAATTCTTTGGCTTGTTTTGAATTGCATTATTAAGGAGAGGGGCCAAAATTGGGAATTTTCCTTAAGCAAGTAGTGAGTTCCTCATTACTAAAGTTACCCAAATGGACCAGATCAGAAGTTATTGGAGACGGATTCTATTTAACTTTGGCAGGGTGGTTGGCTCAATAATGGCCATCAAAGATAACCACCTCCAAGTCTCTAAAACCTAGTGCCTGGAAGGCTATGTATATAAGGGTAACAAAAACACAAGAGAGACTTTGAAAATGTCAGtaaattaagaatcttgagaCGAAAAGATTAGCCTGGGTTGTCGAGATTCGCCCTCAATATAATATCGTGTGTCTGTATAAGACAGAAGCGGGAGAATCAGAGTTAGAAAAAAGGacgtgaggctgggcacagtggctcacacctgtaattccagcattttggaggccaaggtgggtgaattacctgaggtcaggagtttgagaccagcctggccaacatggtgaaaccctgtctctactaaaactacaaaattagttgggcgtggggtggcacacacctgtaatcccagctattcgggaggctaaggcaggagaatcgcttgaacccaggaggcagaggttgcatgagctgagatcatgccactgcaccgcagcctgggcaacagaggaagactctgtctccaaaaacaaagaaaaagaataaaagatgtgATGGATGCCAGAGGCAAACAGAGGTTTGAAGCTACGctgctggttttgaagatggaggacAGAGTCTTGAACCCAGGATTACAAGGAGTACAGCTGTAACACCCGGAAAAGGCAGAGAATCAGATAGTCCATTGGTGTCAGCTGGTGAAAGCCTATTTGAACTTCTGAAATTCAGAACAGAAGGATaaaaaatttgtgttgttttagatGACTAAAAGTTGGGGATTTCATGTTTCAAGTCCTGAAGTTCTAAAGGGTGAAGAGCCTGAGGCCGTGGGATTCTAGATTTTCAAGATGATGTCTTCTTTATGTTAGGAGGGGGAGGTACCAGATAGGCAGCTCAGGGTGGACTCACCTTCCACTTCAGGGTGCTTCATTAACAGCAAGAATCCATAGCGCAGTGTAGAGCTCACCGTCTCCGTGCCAGCAAAGAAGAGGTTCAGAGTGGTGAGGACCAAGTTCCTGAGGTTGAATTCTGTACGAGGATTATTTTTATCCTGAGAGTGAGGGGATAGTGAATGGAATCACTCTCTTCTgtctttattgtcttttttttttttttttttttgacagagtctcgctctgtcactcagactgaagtgtagtggcatgatcccatctcactgcaacctccacctcccaggttcaagtgattctcctgcctcagcctcccgagtagctggagttacaggcacctgccaccatgcccagctaatttttttttttttttttttttttgtatttttagtacagatggggtttcaccatgttggccaggctggtctcaaacttctgatctcagttgataggcccacctcagcctcccaaagtgctggaattacaggcgtgagccactgcgcctggcctattgtgTTATTTTCTCACTGGCTTTATTGTCTATTGTATAAGGAGACAATAGGTGGGTAAACTAAGCATGTCTGGGAGAGGACACAGTCAGAACAAAGGTCCTGCGGCAGGAATGTGCCTGGTGTGTTAGAGGAACAGCAAGGCAGAAGCTGGGGTGGATGAGATGAAGTGAACAAtagggaggatgggaggagaagAATGTAGGATGCCTTGTAATATTTGAACATGTAGGGACAGTAGTGTATAGAATTTAAATTTCCAAAGGCAAAGATTcaatactataaaaatataaatttacaaatGTATAAAACTCTAAGAAATGATGATACAGAAGTATTAACCTTCTAAATTTCTATAGAAATGTAGAAATAGAGATATATCTCTATACAGATATAGAAATAGAGATATATCTGTATACAAATTCAGAAGATTAATACTTCTGTATCATTTCTTAGAGTTTTATACatttgtaaatttatatttttatgttattgaacctttaatttaaatttaaactctATGCCCTACTGTCCCTACATGTTCAAATCTTTTAACTTTAACTTAAATGTTTAACTTGAATGttaacttaaattttaaacttCAGAAAAGTTCTAGGTTTCCGAAATTCTAAGACTCAAAACTACAGTTGTAACTCTCTGGAATGTATAAAGTGTAAGATTTTAAGTTTTCAAGTTCCTAAATTTTCCAAATTCCTAAAATTTCTAGATTCAAAGTCTGTTTTAAAGCTGTAACAATTTATACTTTTACAGTTTCTATATTCATCTGTAGATAAAAGTAAATGCTGTGAAAtaatgcttgttttgttttgtcctcAATGCTTGCAGATTGGTTGAAAGTTGCAGGGACTAGAGGTTGAGAAGTGAGAGGGAAGGACcaggggaagaaaaggaggtaCCTGGTGCATCTTGATGAGAAAGCAGTCAATGAAGTCCCGAGGGTTTTGGGGGTCAAAGGATGCTTCATTGATCTTGACCCTGGAGGCAATGAAGTCCTTGAGCTCTTCTATCAAGTAGTAGATGCGATTGTGTCTTCCtggcaaatactgcatgattccagaGTACATGTCATATAGCTGTGGGAATAGGCAGGGGGTTTTGTCGGTGATGGGTGCCAGAGGACAGCATGGGCTGAGTCTGGAGTTGGACAGCTGGACTCAAAGTCCAGTGCTGGGTCTAAGAATCAGGTGAGGCCCTTTTGCTTCCCAGAAGTTGGGTCCTATTGAGACAGTAGTTCCCCCTTAACCCTGTTTTACCTTCCACCATTTCAGTTACGTGCAGTCAACTGCAGTCTaaaaatatcacatataataagatattttgagagagaaagagtacATTCACATAACTGTTGTtagaatatattgttataattgttctattttattacttaTGAATGCCAGTCTCTTACTGCACTCAAtttataaattgatttttgtCATGATATGTATATATCAGAAAAACTTAGTATCTATAGAATTGGGTACTATCCACGGTTTGAGGCATCCACCGGGGGTCTTGAACATATCCCCCAGCCATGAGGGGGAACTACTGTACTCACCTCCCAGGGGTGTGGGGAGGATCAAGTGGGGTATAGGAAGGTGCTTAGTTAACTGGGGTTGGTGCATGGACAGAGAGGTGGCAGGGTGGTCACCTGCGCCCAGGGAGTGCTCATCTCAATGAAACTCTCATTGATCAACCGCAGCAGATTCAGGAACTGCTTGTCCTCATAGTCAAAGCGACTTCCGAAGACAACGGAACTGATGACGTTGGAAACGGTGCGGCTCAGCAAGAAGGTGGGGTCGATGGGGGCACCTGGCAGTGGAAATTGTTTATGTTGGAGGTAATGATCATGAATATGGGGTGTGGAGTCACAGTGATGCATCCGAGTCCCAGCTCTACTACTTAATTGCATGTGTGAGCCacttcatttttgtgttttgggtCTAGATTGACCAATCTGCAAATTGGTTTGGGAACCATTTCATTGACTCATGAGGATTCAATATCTTTATccatataaaataattagcacaatacctggcatacagtaagcacTCAAGAAAAGCTAGTTGAGcttaatcattattttttattattattacttaaatgTGTTGATGTTAGAGACTCACATATCTGGGGAAAAGTGGGATAAGGGACACATTATAAAAGTTCCTGAATTCTGTCTAGCTCTACCGATGATTCCACTTGGGCAATTAAAAAAATCCTtcccggccaggtgcagtggctcacgcctgtaatcccagcactttgggaggccaaggcaggcagatcacaaagtcaggagttggagaccagcctgaccaacgtggcgaaaccctgtctctactaaaaatacaaaaattagccaagtgtagtggcaggcgcctgtaatcccagctactcaggaggctgaggcaggagaattgcttgaacctgggaggtggaggttgcagtgagccgagatcgtgccattgcactccagcctgggtgacaagagcaagactctgtctcaaaacaaaacaaaacaaaatccttccCTTGCCCTCACCTACACCTTCTGTAAAACAAGATCAGTAGATCTGGGAAGAATTTCTCTAGAATAATGCACATATTCACAAATACacaattttatgaaaatttctgggatacatgggcaTTTGAAGCTTTTATATAGACCTGTTAATCACCCATGTAGACCAGGCAAGGTGCCTTGGATGTAGAGAAAATATGTCTCTATTTCTACCTCTtatctattctgtttttttttcagcCTGTCTGTCTTTTCTCTATAGACCCCAGTGTTTCTAGACCTTATTTTTTGGTGGGACTGAActccttttaaaacataatgaaatgagtacagagtttcagatttgcaagataaaaacgttcaaaagatttttttcacaacatgaatatacttaacactactgaactggaCACTTAAAATGGTCAATATGGtaacttttatgttatgtatttttaccATAATACGGATATACAAATGTAATGAAATTTGAGCCTGTCTTCAAGAAAAGCCACAAAGTCACATGTCACCAAAATCTGCATAGGATATCAAGAGCTCACAGACATCCTGAGATCCACTGATTAAAGTTTCTAGTAAGTGGTCTCTAAGGGTCTTCCatgttaactgttttttttttatttttaagagacagtctcactgtgtctcccatactgaagtgcagtggcatgatcatagctcactgcagccttgaactcctgggctcaagcaacctccagcctcagccccacaagtggctgacactacaggcatgtgccaccatgcacagctcaTGTAAACTCTTAATATGGAAGCTGGCCAGAAATCTTAGTGGATTCTTAAtattttccctcttcctttccagACCTTTCTCCCACCAAAGCTCATCTTCTCATGACTGAGAGCTCCATAACCACCCAGTCACCTAGTGGTCCTCCCCCTTGTGGCCCCCATACCCTTGGTCTTCCGCAACTCCTCCAGTAGGTAGCTGGCCTCCTCCTGAATTCGCTCCTCAATGCTCCGCTTTCCCATCCCGAAGTCCCGAAGGATGGTCAGGGAGAAGCGTCGGAGAATCCTCCATCGTTCTCCATTGGCCAGAGCTACACCTGCCAAGATCTCAGTCTCAGGCTTCTGCCTCCCTTCCCTTGCTGTTCAACTCTGTGCTAGACAATGATGGGGACAGATTATGAAAGCTCTAGACTCTGCTGTCAAGGAAGCCATTCTCATCCTTCAAGGCTCAATCAAGAGAGTAAGGTTCCCTCTCTGCAggatcctcaaaaaaaaaaagaaaaaaaaaagtccagaatgAGGTGGAGGTAAAGGGAATCAGTGTAGGAATGATAGGAGGAGATCAAAGAGTGTTTCTTACAGGAAGGAGAGGTGGAactagataaataaaaaaataactgagTGAATGCATAGGAAGGTGGAGAGATGTATGGACAGAGTGCCATATAGCGTGC
This portion of the Pongo abelii isolate AG06213 chromosome 20, NHGRI_mPonAbe1-v2.0_pri, whole genome shotgun sequence genome encodes:
- the LOC100458508 gene encoding cytochrome P450 2G1 is translated as MEMGGAVTIFLALCLSCLLILIAWKRMNKAGKLPPGPTPIPFLGNLLQVRTDATFQSFMKLREKYGPVFTVYVGTRPVVVLCGHEAVKEALVDQADEFSGRGELASTERNFQGHGVALANGERWRILRRFSLTILRDFGMGKRSIEERIQEEASYLLEELRKTKGAPIDPTFLLSRTVSNVISSVVFGSRFDYEDKQFLNLLRLINESFIEMSTPWAQLYDMYSGIMQYLPGRHNRIYYLIEELKDFIASRVKINEASFDPQNPRDFIDCFLIKMHQDKNNPRTEFNLRNLVLTTLNLFFAGTETVSSTLRYGFLLLMKHPEVEAKIHEEINQVIGQHRLPRVDDRVKMPYTDAVIHEIQRLVDIVPMGVPHNVIRDTQFRGYLLPKGTDVFPLLGSVLKDPKYFRYPDAFYPQHFLDEQGRFKKNEAFVPFSSGKRICLGEAMARMELFLYFTSILQNFSLRSLVPPADIDITPKLSGFGNIPPTYELCLVAR